Proteins encoded together in one Hymenobacter monticola window:
- a CDS encoding SPW repeat domain-containing protein, with product MSKPISRQVHGILDYSAAPLVAAAPALIGFSDNKNASLLSYVLGGGILALTASTRAEWGLVKSVPFKTHLTLDVVTALTSLSAPWLLGFSKNKKARNTFLAIGATLLATGLLTEKQEMPKYRELGE from the coding sequence ATGAGCAAGCCCATTTCCCGCCAGGTCCATGGCATCCTCGATTACTCGGCCGCGCCCCTTGTGGCTGCTGCGCCCGCCCTCATCGGCTTCAGCGACAACAAAAACGCCAGCCTGCTGAGCTACGTGCTGGGCGGCGGCATCCTGGCCCTCACGGCCAGTACCCGCGCCGAGTGGGGCCTGGTTAAATCCGTGCCCTTCAAAACCCACCTCACCCTCGACGTGGTGACGGCCCTCACCAGCCTGAGCGCGCCGTGGCTGCTGGGCTTCTCGAAGAATAAGAAGGCCCGCAACACCTTCCTGGCCATCGGGGCCACGCTGCTGGCTACCGGTCTGCTCACCGAGAAGCAGGAGATGCCCAAGTACCGCGAGCTGGGCGAGTAG
- a CDS encoding SIR2 family NAD-dependent protein deacylase, producing the protein MAEKHLVVLTGAGVSAESGIRTFRDTNGLWEEHRVEDVASPEGFARNPALVLEFYNQRRAQARTVQPNAAHLALAGFEEAPGWRVSIITQNVDDLHERAGSGHVLHLHGMLNEMRSVADEATVYYCDGDIHVGDLAPDGSQLRPHIVWFGEMVPAIEEAAEIVSDADALLIVGTSLQVYPAAGLLHYAPATCPVTVIDPHQPEAGRRGVRYVAEPASTGVPKVLQELAG; encoded by the coding sequence ATGGCCGAAAAACACCTTGTCGTGCTCACCGGCGCCGGCGTTTCTGCTGAGTCCGGCATCCGCACCTTCCGCGACACCAACGGGCTCTGGGAAGAGCACCGCGTCGAGGACGTGGCCTCGCCCGAGGGCTTTGCCCGCAACCCGGCCCTGGTGCTCGAATTCTATAACCAGCGCCGCGCCCAGGCCCGCACCGTGCAGCCCAACGCCGCCCACCTGGCCCTGGCCGGCTTCGAGGAAGCCCCCGGCTGGCGCGTCAGCATCATCACCCAGAACGTGGACGACCTGCACGAGCGCGCCGGCTCCGGCCATGTGCTACACCTGCACGGCATGCTGAACGAGATGCGCTCCGTGGCCGACGAAGCCACCGTGTACTACTGCGACGGCGATATCCACGTGGGCGACTTAGCCCCCGACGGCTCCCAGCTGCGCCCCCACATCGTGTGGTTTGGCGAGATGGTGCCCGCCATCGAAGAAGCCGCCGAAATCGTGAGCGATGCCGATGCCTTGCTCATTGTAGGCACCAGCCTGCAAGTGTACCCCGCCGCCGGCCTGCTGCACTACGCCCCCGCCACCTGCCCTGTCACGGTCATCGACCCGCACCAGCCCGAAGCCGGCCGCCGCGGCGTGCGCTACGTGGCCGAGCCCGCCAGCACGGGCGTGCCCAAAGTGCTGCAGGAGCTGGCGGGATAA
- a CDS encoding metal-dependent hydrolase — translation MASAFAHAALGATLGKLILPQRRHWPYWVAAGICAALPDVDSVGYRLGVPYDSLWGHRGLTHSLLAAVVVAAAGALLSRLAHADRRPAAGRLALLLFLATASHGVLDAMTTGGLGVAFFSPWHLERYFFPFRPIKVSPLSIRGFFGTKGLRVLASEAIWVGLPCLLLLGAQRRNSPKPLSPAEKKLRR, via the coding sequence ATGGCTTCCGCCTTCGCCCACGCCGCCCTGGGTGCCACCCTCGGCAAACTCATCCTGCCCCAACGCCGCCACTGGCCCTATTGGGTGGCGGCTGGCATCTGCGCCGCTTTGCCTGACGTTGATTCCGTCGGCTACCGCCTGGGCGTGCCGTATGACAGCCTCTGGGGCCACCGCGGGCTCACGCACTCGCTACTGGCCGCAGTGGTAGTGGCGGCCGCGGGCGCGCTGCTGAGCCGGTTAGCACACGCGGACCGGCGCCCGGCAGCCGGGCGGCTGGCGCTGCTGCTGTTTCTGGCCACTGCCTCCCACGGCGTACTCGACGCCATGACGACCGGTGGGCTGGGCGTAGCCTTTTTCAGCCCCTGGCACCTAGAGCGGTATTTCTTTCCTTTCCGGCCAATTAAGGTTTCGCCGCTAAGCATCCGGGGTTTCTTCGGGACGAAGGGGCTGCGGGTGCTGGCCAGCGAAGCCATTTGGGTGGGGCTGCCGTGCCTGTTGCTGCTGGGCGCGCAGCGCCGGAACAGCCCGAAACCGCTGTCCCCGGCCGAAAAGAAGCTGCGCCGTTAG
- a CDS encoding BamA/TamA family outer membrane protein: MRLQFLSALAAFGLSAGTLSAQSTSPAHTVFLLGNTAQADIPPARLQQLRRVLEQQTGPFTVVHLGDIVGNTGLVAKGDTALAQAERDRADQLISLVKGLPQGKIYFLPGDKDWANSGRDGLKAVRRLEKYIEKQLPGQNAFIPTNGCPGPEVVDVAPLVRLVAINTPWFTHPFDRPEAPDTDCKTLTKEEFREQIQDLIDDTKNKNVLLLGHHPVVSNGVYAGHEPLSRHLSPPVFGTIYAAYRQNVGTPRDLASPGYQELRKELLNTLQSNPGVIYAAAHDYSLQLTPFQGNYHMVSGSFVESEHVGAKGQSLYSKSEEGYTTLEYFADGTVKTHIVTFGSGDQAVKDAYTATLFRSACEAAADQKSPQNPFITDCPGVAKTVAETKPDAPFQATTTVVPGPEYRPTVSKNFFIGKIYRSSWLQPVTVKTLDLGTEKGGLRPTGKGGGRQTTSLKLIAADSSEYVFRSVDKDVTKILPPELRNSIAADVLRDVTATANPYSNLPISYMLDQTDILHARPRLFRLPDNQQLGAYREQYAGLLGTLEDSPKDPKPNLPGFGNSDEVTRSFGLFRKLYKDHDNHVDAPALARARAFDMLVADFGKHEDNWKWAGYKQANGGTLYRPIPRDRDQSFTQWNGLLTYLANREWAVPSIEGFNTEFQDMKSLNWPARHLDRFLLQSLTREQWQEAAKYLQGKITPTVIDGATAQLPAEIQDKSGNDINRKLKARIQELPKAIDEYYLLLARRVDVVGSNKGEVFQVNRLPDGQVRVQMFDRAGDTENPKGAALFDRTFKPSETKEVCLYGLGGKDVMTVTGDGGSHSILVRVIGGDGKDKITDSSTAAGLRTLTKVYDLPDTELQLGKEADNHTSTRPGVNAYDREQFEFNSYKPSIGLGYNRNDGFTASAGVTFLTQGFRKPGFKNQYSVLGEVSTGGQRQLTLSTRHRYAIGRIDVGAAASYGNYFPFYNFFGLGNNTALDQDKYDVKFYRARYRGVTLNGFLERVFLQRSVLRVGPSFEYYVTDFAPDSYLGVLNQTPGASDIRPNSSTQRLIGLNGVFDLDLRDRQAFARRGVRLRAQHDTYRQLSGAERTFGLTQGFAEYYGTAKIGIPVTLVVKGGGAKNYGPDADIPFYKFASLGLREGLRGYYRNRFSGDASLYYNTELRLALGQVKNGFLPFYYGVFGFYDQGRVYYQGSSPTGWHSGYGGGVYIAPVVETLAFAISYQKSVEATLIQFGLGFRIDK; this comes from the coding sequence ATGCGCCTACAATTCCTCTCCGCGCTGGCCGCGTTCGGACTTTCTGCCGGTACGCTTTCGGCCCAATCTACGTCGCCGGCCCACACCGTTTTCCTGCTCGGCAACACCGCTCAGGCCGATATTCCGCCCGCCCGCCTGCAGCAGTTGCGCCGCGTGCTGGAGCAGCAAACCGGCCCTTTCACCGTGGTGCACCTCGGCGACATTGTAGGCAATACCGGCCTCGTGGCCAAAGGCGACACCGCCCTGGCTCAGGCCGAGCGCGACCGCGCGGACCAGCTTATTAGCCTGGTAAAAGGCCTGCCGCAGGGCAAAATCTACTTCCTGCCAGGTGATAAGGACTGGGCCAACTCCGGCCGCGACGGCCTGAAAGCCGTGCGCCGCTTGGAGAAGTACATCGAGAAGCAGCTGCCCGGCCAGAACGCTTTCATCCCCACCAACGGCTGCCCCGGCCCCGAGGTGGTGGACGTGGCCCCACTGGTGCGCCTCGTGGCCATCAACACCCCTTGGTTTACCCACCCATTCGACCGGCCCGAAGCGCCCGACACCGACTGCAAGACGCTGACCAAGGAGGAATTTCGCGAGCAGATTCAGGACCTGATTGACGATACCAAGAACAAGAACGTGCTGCTGCTGGGCCACCACCCCGTGGTGAGCAACGGCGTGTACGCTGGCCACGAGCCGCTGTCGCGCCACCTGAGCCCGCCCGTATTTGGCACCATCTACGCCGCTTATCGCCAGAACGTGGGCACCCCGCGCGACCTGGCCAGCCCCGGCTATCAGGAGCTGCGCAAGGAACTGCTTAACACGCTGCAAAGTAACCCCGGCGTCATCTACGCCGCCGCACATGACTACAGCCTGCAGCTCACCCCCTTCCAAGGCAATTACCACATGGTGAGTGGCAGCTTTGTAGAGAGTGAGCACGTGGGCGCCAAAGGCCAGTCGCTCTACAGCAAGAGTGAGGAAGGCTACACCACCCTCGAATACTTCGCCGACGGTACCGTGAAGACGCACATCGTCACCTTCGGCAGCGGCGACCAGGCCGTGAAGGACGCCTACACCGCTACCCTGTTCCGCTCGGCCTGTGAAGCCGCGGCCGACCAGAAAAGCCCCCAAAACCCGTTTATCACCGACTGCCCCGGTGTGGCCAAAACCGTGGCCGAAACAAAACCTGATGCACCTTTCCAGGCCACGACTACCGTGGTGCCTGGACCGGAGTACAGGCCCACGGTTAGTAAAAACTTCTTCATCGGCAAAATCTACCGCTCGTCGTGGCTGCAGCCCGTCACGGTGAAGACGCTGGACTTGGGCACCGAAAAGGGCGGCCTGCGCCCCACCGGCAAAGGCGGCGGGCGCCAGACCACCTCGCTTAAGCTCATTGCGGCTGACAGCTCGGAGTACGTTTTCCGCTCCGTCGATAAAGACGTGACCAAAATTCTGCCACCTGAGCTGCGCAATTCCATTGCCGCTGATGTGCTGCGCGACGTGACGGCCACCGCCAACCCGTACAGCAACCTGCCCATCAGCTACATGCTCGACCAGACGGACATTCTGCACGCCCGCCCGCGCCTGTTCCGCCTGCCCGACAACCAGCAGCTCGGCGCCTACCGCGAGCAATACGCCGGCCTGCTCGGCACCCTCGAAGACTCGCCCAAGGACCCCAAGCCCAACCTGCCCGGCTTCGGCAACTCCGATGAGGTGACGCGCAGCTTCGGCCTGTTCCGCAAGCTCTACAAAGACCACGACAACCACGTGGACGCCCCCGCCCTGGCCCGCGCCCGCGCCTTCGACATGCTGGTGGCCGACTTCGGCAAGCACGAAGACAACTGGAAATGGGCCGGTTACAAGCAGGCCAACGGCGGCACGCTTTACCGCCCCATACCGCGCGACCGGGACCAGAGCTTCACCCAGTGGAATGGATTGCTCACCTACCTCGCCAACCGCGAGTGGGCCGTGCCCAGCATCGAGGGCTTCAACACCGAGTTTCAGGACATGAAAAGCCTGAACTGGCCCGCCCGCCACCTCGACCGCTTTCTGCTCCAAAGCCTCACCCGCGAGCAGTGGCAGGAGGCTGCTAAGTACCTGCAAGGCAAAATCACCCCCACCGTTATCGACGGCGCCACTGCCCAGCTACCCGCTGAAATTCAGGACAAATCGGGCAATGACATCAACCGCAAGTTGAAAGCCCGCATCCAGGAATTGCCCAAGGCCATCGACGAGTATTACCTGCTGCTGGCGCGGCGTGTGGACGTGGTTGGCTCTAACAAAGGCGAGGTTTTCCAGGTGAACCGCCTGCCCGATGGCCAAGTGCGCGTGCAGATGTTTGACCGCGCCGGCGACACTGAAAACCCTAAGGGCGCAGCCCTTTTCGACCGCACCTTCAAGCCCAGCGAAACCAAGGAAGTGTGCCTCTACGGCCTCGGCGGCAAGGACGTAATGACGGTGACCGGCGACGGCGGCAGCCATAGCATTCTGGTGCGCGTCATCGGCGGCGACGGCAAGGACAAGATTACCGATAGCTCTACCGCCGCCGGCCTGCGCACCCTCACCAAGGTCTACGACCTGCCCGATACCGAACTGCAGCTCGGCAAGGAAGCGGATAACCACACCAGCACCCGCCCCGGCGTGAACGCCTACGACCGGGAGCAGTTCGAATTCAACTCCTACAAGCCCAGCATCGGCTTAGGCTACAACCGCAACGACGGCTTCACGGCCAGCGCGGGCGTCACCTTCCTCACCCAGGGCTTCCGCAAGCCGGGCTTCAAAAACCAATATTCCGTGCTGGGCGAGGTGAGCACCGGCGGGCAGCGCCAGCTCACGCTCAGCACCCGGCACCGCTATGCCATCGGCAGAATCGATGTGGGCGCAGCGGCCAGCTACGGCAACTACTTCCCCTTCTACAACTTCTTCGGCCTGGGCAACAACACGGCGCTCGACCAGGATAAGTACGACGTAAAATTCTACCGCGCCCGCTACCGCGGCGTCACCCTCAACGGCTTCCTGGAGCGGGTGTTTCTGCAGCGCAGCGTGTTGCGCGTGGGGCCCTCGTTTGAGTACTACGTCACCGACTTTGCCCCCGACAGCTACCTCGGCGTGCTCAACCAGACGCCCGGCGCTTCCGACATCCGCCCCAACAGCAGCACCCAGCGCCTCATCGGCCTCAACGGCGTGTTCGACCTCGACCTGCGCGACCGCCAGGCCTTTGCCCGCCGCGGCGTGCGCCTGCGCGCCCAGCACGACACCTACCGCCAGCTCTCCGGCGCCGAGCGCACCTTCGGCCTCACCCAGGGCTTCGCTGAGTACTACGGCACGGCCAAAATCGGCATCCCGGTTACGCTGGTGGTGAAAGGCGGCGGCGCCAAAAACTACGGCCCCGACGCCGACATTCCCTTCTACAAGTTTGCCTCGCTGGGCCTGCGTGAGGGCCTGCGCGGCTACTACCGCAACCGCTTCAGCGGCGACGCCAGCCTCTACTACAACACCGAGCTGCGCCTCGCCCTGGGTCAGGTCAAAAACGGCTTCCTGCCCTTCTACTACGGCGTATTTGGCTTCTACGACCAGGGCCGCGTGTACTACCAAGGCTCCTCGCCCACCGGCTGGCACAGCGGCTACGGCGGTGGTGTTTACATCGCGCCGGTGGTGGAAACGCTGGCCTTCGCCATCTCCTACCAAAAGTCGGTCGAAGCCACCTTGATACAGTTCGGATTGGGCTTCCGCATCGACAAGTAA
- a CDS encoding Ppx/GppA phosphatase family protein translates to MNFPLRKLAAIDIGSNAVRCQISAVLYYEGRYRLKRVEYVRFPMRLGEDVFATGEISAAKADQFVKFLHSLKLLMEVHSVAHYLVCATSAMRSAANGAAIVARVREELGMEIKVIDGQDEAFYINRVIEHVLEDKRHYLHIDVGGGSTEFNIYHDRRKVAAQSFEIGSIRRMQQEESGGASTEAQNELWARMEAWVRQNARQYHVTRAIGTGGNINKLYSLTSAAPDKPVTRRSLVTTLDRLAGLSMNERVNVAMLNPDRADVIVPAGHIYLSAMQWANVNNMVVPDIGLKDGMLQALFEDYFDELSPDGTHPARLPVPDVQNSPAELE, encoded by the coding sequence ATGAATTTTCCCCTCCGTAAGCTCGCCGCCATTGACATTGGGTCCAACGCCGTGCGGTGCCAGATTTCGGCGGTGTTGTATTACGAAGGCCGCTACCGTCTCAAGCGCGTGGAATACGTGCGCTTTCCCATGCGCCTGGGCGAGGACGTCTTTGCCACTGGTGAGATTTCGGCCGCCAAAGCCGACCAGTTCGTCAAGTTTCTGCATTCCCTCAAGCTGCTGATGGAGGTGCACAGCGTGGCCCATTACCTCGTGTGCGCCACCTCGGCCATGCGCTCGGCGGCCAACGGCGCGGCCATCGTGGCCCGCGTGCGCGAGGAGCTGGGCATGGAAATCAAGGTCATTGACGGCCAGGACGAGGCGTTCTACATCAACCGCGTCATCGAGCACGTGCTGGAAGACAAGCGCCATTACCTGCACATCGACGTGGGCGGCGGCAGCACCGAGTTCAACATCTACCACGACCGCCGCAAGGTGGCCGCGCAGTCGTTCGAAATCGGCTCCATTCGCCGCATGCAGCAGGAAGAAAGCGGCGGCGCCAGCACCGAGGCCCAGAACGAGCTTTGGGCCCGCATGGAAGCCTGGGTGCGTCAGAACGCCCGCCAGTACCACGTCACCCGCGCCATCGGCACGGGCGGCAACATCAACAAGCTCTACAGCCTCACTTCCGCCGCCCCCGACAAGCCCGTGACGCGCCGCAGCCTCGTCACCACCCTCGACCGCCTCGCCGGCCTGAGCATGAACGAGCGCGTGAACGTGGCCATGCTCAACCCCGACCGGGCCGACGTCATCGTGCCCGCTGGCCACATCTACCTCTCGGCCATGCAGTGGGCCAACGTCAACAACATGGTCGTGCCCGACATTGGCCTGAAGGACGGCATGCTGCAAGCTCTCTTCGAAGACTACTTCGACGAGCTCAGCCCCGACGGCACCCACCCCGCCCGCCTGCCCGTGCCCGACGTGCAGAACAGCCCCGCGGAACTGGAATAG
- the ppk1 gene encoding polyphosphate kinase 1, whose translation MKLFKSADLIRKSKYISRDLSWLRFNYRVLDQAQDAGRGLFDKLKFLAITSSNLDEFFMIRVGSLYNYLDYGKERIDYSGLRELPFRRKLLDFAHRFVNDQSLTYLNELKPNFEKNGFNILKMSDLTELEIKKADGYFKNTVFPLLTPMVYDSYHGFPLMMNQMLIFGVVTRIGSGLAVGLDGEAEKGQERLTFVQIPQNLTRFFELTRKDKVIFVPIEEVVREFLPRLFRNVEIVSADLFRITRNGDFTLEESDDIDNDFIKEIQVGLKTRKRGRVVRVEVEPNASPSLMQVLRERWNIDNGNVFVINSLIDLKGLWQIVRHPNFRGKTAKMPSSVQPLSLPEGAEENLFEYLKHHDVLLHHPYNSIDPMVRLLEQAAVDPHVLGIKQTIYRLADDSRVSAALLKAAENGKHVSVLFEVKARFDEEKNIREGAKLEKAGCFVIYGVSKYKTHTKLLMIIRKEGEKVTRYVHIGSGNYNEQTSRLYTDVSLLTTNDVYGHDVSEFFNVITGHSQPDDYEYLITAPKDMRQQLIHLIREEVKHAKKGLPSGIVMKMNSLEDKELIDEFYRAAKAGVPIRFVVRGICCLRPGRPGLSENIEVRSIVGDYLEHTRLFYFHNGGEAKVYAGSADIMVRSFDRRIEALFLIVNPQLKREAINILMMNMMDNQNSYLMREDGAYIRQRPAPGEPVVNVHKDFFKRDEAQLATATAEGMLALLGVQAQRRLEVEAAQQAEAEAAALTLAEAQEATADDAFGEGEHDEACEDDATPVGHVDEEAVTPTAARA comes from the coding sequence ATGAAGTTATTTAAGTCCGCCGACCTTATCCGCAAAAGCAAGTACATCAGCCGCGACCTGAGCTGGCTGCGCTTCAACTACCGCGTGCTCGACCAGGCGCAGGACGCCGGGCGGGGGTTGTTCGATAAGCTCAAGTTTCTGGCCATCACGAGCTCGAACCTCGACGAGTTTTTCATGATTCGCGTGGGCTCGCTCTACAACTACCTCGACTACGGCAAGGAGCGAATTGACTACTCAGGCCTGCGCGAGCTGCCCTTCCGGCGCAAGCTGCTCGACTTCGCGCACCGGTTCGTGAACGACCAAAGCCTGACCTACCTGAACGAGTTAAAGCCCAACTTTGAGAAGAATGGCTTTAATATTCTGAAGATGAGCGACCTGACGGAGCTCGAAATCAAGAAAGCCGACGGGTATTTCAAGAACACGGTGTTTCCGCTGCTCACGCCGATGGTGTACGACTCGTACCACGGCTTCCCGTTGATGATGAACCAGATGCTCATCTTCGGAGTGGTCACGCGCATTGGCAGCGGCCTGGCGGTAGGGCTCGACGGCGAGGCCGAGAAAGGGCAGGAGCGCCTCACCTTCGTACAGATTCCGCAGAACCTGACCCGGTTTTTTGAGCTCACGCGCAAAGACAAAGTCATTTTTGTGCCTATCGAAGAAGTGGTGCGCGAGTTCCTGCCGCGCCTGTTTCGCAACGTGGAGATTGTGTCGGCCGACCTGTTCCGCATCACGCGCAACGGCGACTTCACCCTGGAAGAATCCGACGACATCGACAACGACTTCATCAAGGAAATCCAGGTGGGCCTGAAAACCCGCAAGCGCGGCCGCGTGGTGCGCGTGGAAGTGGAGCCCAACGCCTCGCCCAGCCTGATGCAGGTGCTGCGCGAGCGGTGGAATATCGACAACGGCAACGTTTTCGTAATCAATTCACTGATTGACTTGAAGGGCCTGTGGCAGATAGTGCGCCACCCCAACTTCCGGGGCAAAACGGCCAAAATGCCCTCATCGGTGCAGCCGCTCAGCCTGCCCGAGGGCGCCGAGGAGAACCTCTTCGAGTACCTCAAGCACCACGACGTGTTGCTGCACCACCCCTACAACAGCATCGACCCCATGGTGCGTTTGCTGGAGCAGGCCGCCGTCGACCCGCACGTGCTGGGCATTAAGCAAACCATTTACCGCCTAGCCGACGACTCCCGCGTATCAGCAGCGCTGCTGAAGGCGGCCGAGAACGGCAAGCACGTATCAGTGCTGTTCGAGGTGAAAGCGCGGTTTGACGAGGAGAAGAACATCCGGGAGGGCGCTAAGCTGGAAAAAGCGGGCTGCTTCGTGATTTACGGGGTGAGCAAGTACAAGACGCACACCAAGCTGCTCATGATTATCCGCAAGGAGGGCGAAAAGGTGACGCGCTACGTGCACATCGGCTCGGGCAACTACAACGAGCAAACCTCGCGCCTCTACACCGACGTGAGCCTGCTCACGACCAACGACGTGTACGGCCACGATGTGTCGGAATTCTTCAACGTCATCACCGGCCACTCGCAGCCCGACGACTACGAGTACCTCATCACAGCGCCGAAAGACATGCGCCAGCAACTCATTCACCTCATTCGGGAGGAAGTGAAGCACGCCAAAAAAGGCCTGCCCAGCGGCATCGTGATGAAGATGAATTCCCTGGAGGATAAGGAGCTGATTGACGAGTTTTACCGGGCTGCTAAGGCTGGGGTACCCATTCGGTTTGTGGTGCGGGGCATTTGCTGCCTGCGCCCGGGGCGGCCGGGCCTCAGCGAAAACATCGAGGTACGCAGCATCGTGGGCGACTACCTGGAGCACACGCGCCTGTTCTATTTCCACAACGGCGGCGAGGCCAAAGTGTACGCAGGCTCGGCCGACATCATGGTGCGCTCCTTCGACCGCCGCATCGAAGCCCTGTTTTTGATTGTTAACCCGCAGCTTAAGCGCGAGGCTATTAATATTCTGATGATGAATATGATGGATAATCAGAATAGCTACCTCATGCGGGAAGATGGGGCCTACATCCGGCAGCGCCCCGCGCCGGGCGAACCAGTAGTAAACGTGCACAAAGACTTCTTCAAACGCGACGAAGCCCAGCTAGCCACGGCCACGGCCGAGGGCATGCTGGCGCTGCTGGGCGTGCAGGCGCAACGCCGGCTGGAAGTGGAAGCAGCGCAGCAGGCCGAAGCCGAGGCCGCCGCGCTGACCCTGGCCGAAGCACAGGAAGCCACTGCCGACGATGCTTTCGGCGAGGGTGAGCACGACGAGGCTTGCGAGGATGATGCTACCCCGGTCGGGCACGTGGACGAGGAAGCGGTGACGCCTACGGCGGCGCGGGCGTAG
- a CDS encoding sensor histidine kinase, with protein sequence MKKILLVDDNEQDRALYRRFLGRHLGFESISFEEAATAEEARAQFVAHRPDCVLLDYNLPDADGLDILADLQTLTPPETLCVVMVTGGGSEELAVRALNNGALDYLVKRQFDQELLAKTVLHAIEKNEWRQYVSRYHDELRAVNQQLRDSLDALTETRHEISLKNAQLTAANSDLARANSDLDNFVYAASHDLKQPVDNLRGLFEELRSSATFHDAEAGTVLRLVDSSLHDLSKTIHDLSAVVQAERMTGGQPTEKVVLADLAKEVLTLLQPQVAAAKGCVHTDFAALPSLQFGRSSLRTILLNLLSNALKYRHSDRRCNVEVRAYEEAGQPVLEVRDNGMGIDMERHGGEIFQLFRRFHPQASSGTGVGLFLVNRLVQAQGGRIEVTSQEGEGTVFRLYLGPPVG encoded by the coding sequence ATGAAGAAAATATTACTCGTTGACGACAACGAGCAAGACCGCGCCCTGTACCGGCGGTTTCTGGGCCGGCACCTGGGTTTTGAAAGCATCAGCTTCGAGGAAGCGGCCACGGCAGAGGAGGCCCGGGCCCAGTTTGTGGCCCATCGCCCCGACTGTGTGCTACTTGATTACAACCTGCCGGATGCGGATGGCCTCGACATTTTGGCCGACCTGCAGACGCTCACACCGCCCGAAACCCTGTGCGTGGTGATGGTGACCGGCGGCGGTAGCGAGGAGCTGGCCGTGCGCGCCCTCAACAACGGCGCCCTCGACTACTTGGTGAAGCGGCAGTTTGACCAAGAACTGCTGGCCAAAACGGTGTTGCACGCCATTGAGAAAAACGAGTGGCGGCAGTACGTGTCGCGCTACCACGACGAGCTGCGCGCCGTGAACCAGCAGCTGCGCGACTCGCTGGACGCCCTGACCGAGACGCGCCACGAAATCAGCCTCAAAAACGCGCAGCTCACAGCCGCCAACTCCGACCTGGCCCGCGCCAACTCCGACCTCGACAACTTTGTGTACGCGGCTTCACACGACCTGAAGCAGCCCGTCGACAACCTGCGCGGCTTGTTTGAGGAATTGCGCAGTTCGGCCACGTTTCACGACGCGGAGGCCGGCACGGTGCTGCGTTTGGTCGACTCGTCGTTGCATGACCTAAGCAAAACCATTCACGACCTTTCGGCCGTGGTGCAGGCCGAACGCATGACCGGGGGCCAGCCCACCGAGAAAGTAGTACTGGCCGACCTGGCCAAAGAAGTGCTGACCCTGCTCCAGCCCCAGGTGGCGGCGGCCAAGGGCTGCGTTCACACCGATTTTGCCGCCCTGCCTTCGCTGCAGTTTGGGCGCAGCAGCTTGCGCACCATTCTGCTGAATTTGCTGAGCAACGCGTTGAAATACCGGCACTCCGACCGACGGTGCAACGTGGAGGTGCGGGCCTACGAAGAAGCCGGCCAGCCGGTGCTCGAAGTGCGCGACAACGGCATGGGCATCGACATGGAACGGCACGGCGGGGAGATTTTCCAGCTGTTCCGGCGGTTCCACCCGCAGGCGTCGTCCGGCACGGGCGTGGGATTGTTTCTGGTCAACCGGCTGGTGCAGGCGCAGGGCGGCCGCATCGAAGTGACCAGCCAGGAGGGCGAGGGCACCGTGTTTCGGCTGTATCTGGGGCCGCCGGTGGGTTAG
- a CDS encoding response regulator — protein sequence MEDSAEDFMALSRVFRKHALQNPVLRCEDGDQALAYLQGYGKASGWPQTLPAFVLLDLNMPGTDGRAVLEIMKRDPKLQPIPVIVFSTSTSAGDIADCYQMGANSYLAKPIEYAALEEKVRNAIQYWLETSELPKAL from the coding sequence GTGGAAGACAGCGCCGAAGACTTCATGGCCCTGAGCCGTGTGTTTCGGAAGCATGCCTTGCAAAACCCGGTGCTGCGCTGCGAAGACGGCGACCAGGCCCTGGCGTACCTGCAGGGCTATGGCAAGGCCTCGGGCTGGCCCCAAACCCTGCCCGCCTTCGTACTGCTCGACCTAAATATGCCCGGCACCGACGGGCGCGCCGTGCTCGAAATCATGAAGCGCGACCCCAAGCTGCAGCCCATCCCCGTCATCGTGTTCAGCACCTCGACCAGCGCCGGCGACATTGCCGACTGCTACCAAATGGGCGCCAACAGCTACCTTGCCAAACCCATCGAGTACGCCGCTCTAGAGGAAAAAGTCCGCAACGCCATCCAATACTGGCTGGAAACCTCAGAGCTGCCGAAGGCATTGTAG